The sequence CAGCCGTGTTGCTGGGAACACATGGTAAGCATTTCACCTTGAACTAAGTCTAATTTAAGTTTTAGTTACTAGAGAACATTTTATctttttctcttgtaaccatttgtGACTTTAACGCCTTGTACTCACTTGAAATCTATCTCTTTGgagttaaacttgttttattctttaatcaaactaatccagtgttgtgtgttaaactgaattgtttggtaaATCCAATTGAAATAGTGAGTTGTATATTAACCCCTTACAGGGGCAATGAACctataatatctgaactgtcaaggagagggctggacagtgccgAGCACATGTTTTTAGGGAAAATTCAGAACTAGGAGTGTGATGGGGTCAACCTGCAGGTAggaaccaaggctgctggaagccaaaGCACGGCtaacaggctgctggggtcagagttgctgggcCAGGGCTATTGCTGTACACAGACCTCACGGTGTCACTGGCAGGCTGATTGTGAGTGACCCAAGTTGGGAGTTAAAATAGTAAAGCATTGTGAGACACCCACGGTTGCAGGGtaggtggtgacacaacccctgaCTAGTCTGGGTTGCACCCAGAATTGTGATATGTTCCCATCTTGGTATCAGcttcaaactttataaatgtactctctctGTCATCTtgcaaatcatttatgaagatattgaacagaactggacacaggacagATCCCTCTTGATATGCCTTTACAGTTGACTTTACGGcttgaaccattgataactactctccgagtacaattttccaaccagctgtgcacccatcttatagtaggttCTTcaaggctgtatttccctagttcgTCTCAcgtgatattctcataagcattGTCAAGCCTTACTAaggtcaagatatatcacatctactgcttcccctctaCACACAAGGCTTgcaaccctgtcaaagaaggatattaggctGGTTTGACGttatttgttcttggcaaatccatgttgactgttacttatcaccttattatcttctaggtgcttacaaattgattattttactccattatctttcccagTACTGAAATTAAGCTGCCTGGTCTAGAATTCCCTGAGTTGTCCTCATTCCCATTTTTATAGATAagtaggtactatatttgccctctgggatctctcccatcctccatggattctcaaagataattgctaatggctgaGAGATCTTTTCAGCCAGTTCCTTTAAgtgttctaggatgtatttttgtcaggccctgctgacttgaagatagctaacttaacttgttctttctctattttagcctcagatcctaccccattttgTTAGTCATCCAATCACTGTTAACCTtgttggtgaaaactgaaacaaaaatgcattttgtcaagtatcagaggggtagccatgttagtctgtatccacaaaaacaacgaggagtctggtggcaccttaaagacttaacagatttatttgggcataaacatctgaagaagtgtttttttacccatgaaagcttgtgcccaaataaatgttagtctttaaggtgccaccggactccttgttttaaaaaagcatttcacACTTCACCTATTGCTTCATTTTCTGTtgtcttttcctcctccattgagtaacaggcctgtcctgtccttggtcttcctcttgcttctaatgtatttgtaaatgtTTTCTTATTGCACTTTTCtatccctagctagtttaatctcatttgaTGCCTTGCTGACTCTTGTTTAGATGTTTCGGCCCCTGCTGACCGTGGCTGATGAGTGGGTGGCCATTGTGAAGTTGAGGGCAGGTCCAGACAGTGCTTTGGCTTTAAAATGCTGTCCCTGCTGAGGGGGCCTCCGGGAAGAAAATCTTTGTCTATTTTACATGGTCTTGGAAATGCTTGTTGGATGTCAGTTGCATTCTTGGCACCTCTGCCTGACATCCACATGTGCTGAACCATGTATCCTTTTAACCATAGTGTCGAGAAGGCTTGTGGCTGGTCTGGACAGCATGGCTTGGGCATGATCTTAGAACTGGCATGTAGACCCTGAGCTCTTTGGGGTAGAAACTGTCTGTCTGCTATGGTTTGTACAGTACTTAGCGCAATCTTCGTTCCTGGTTGGTCCCTAGACACTACTGTGATAAGATTCCTAAGAATGGTCATCTGTCCCTGAGAATGTGGTATACATTGATGTCAATTGCCCCTGAAGTTGGCTGGGGTGTGGGGATAACCAAGCCATCTGTCGTTAGTATGTTTACTGCTTTTCTATCACGCAGCCACCCTGTCCTGCCTTTCAAAAGGCAGTTCGTTAGGAAAGGACAGCAGCCCCTTTGAGGAGCGAGGAGAAGCAAACTTACCAACACCTTTACCTGCTGTCCCTGCTAACTGGAGGCTGCTGGAAGTGGACAGCTGGGGTCCCAAGGGACTCTCTCCTTCTTACTGTGTGTACTAATGAATacccagttccttctcactgtgcCTTATGTAAGAAGGGTGATAAAGATATTTTGAAATCATCTtctagggtggaggagggagggctcaAAAGAACATTTCCACAGGAGGTGGGAACTGCAGAAGGGACGTTTGAGGTTCAGAAAGGATCCAGCTGttgcagctgctgcaggcaggaaaggacaGCATGGCCCAGCAGAGAGCCTGTGAGTAGCGAACGACCCCCTTTCCCTATTTTTTCTGCCCAGCGCCAAACTCCtcgtggtgggggggggaagggagggaggaagtgaGATAGATTTGCCTTTGCTGTTTCACTCACTGCcccagcgggggaggggagggggaatggggagaGGCAGATGTATTTTCTCTGCCCtatgtggggatggaggggggaggatgtgcggggaggggggagaggaggggtgttAACTCTTTCTCAATGAGGGGTGAGACCTCCCAAGGATCTGTCCTGTGGGGAGAGTCATTTGAGTTCAGCTCTTGAGCTCCGAGCTGTGTGTGAGGATGCACCACAGCCGTAGGCCCAGACAGGAAGCAGAATGGAGAAGTTGGTCTCATTTACTTTAGCTTAGAACAGCCCCCTCTGCCCATGGAGAGACCTCgccccccccagcatttaccCCTCTGCTGTAGGCACCCTTCCTATTTGGGCTGGGGATGGCCAGCTAGGCTTCTGCTTGAGGGGTTTAGTCCCTCTGAGCCCCCAGGGGTGGTTCTTCACCCAGCTGCTCCTCCCACCCAGACCTCTCTGGTTGCAACACCAGTCCCTCTGACGCCCTGGCTGCCAGCAGTTCCCAAGCTGTAACTCCTTGTGTCTGTCCcgtctccgcccccccccccccccgggcatcCCAATATATCTGCCTGGGGGGTCCCTAGACTTCAAGGGCAGTGAGGGCCTGAGGGAAGGTCCTGAACTCAGCTCCTGACCACTGAGCCATGAATACATCTAGCTGGCTACAGCTGCAGTGGTGTGCCTCACGCTGTGACCCTGTCTGTTGCCAGCAAAGAGCGTGGGTCGGCTCAGTAGGTTCCTGAGGGGAAACCCATTAGTGAGCACTCAGCAGGTAGCATTTCTAGCTGAGTCAGCCCTGAGCCGATTGCCCAGGGGCCCTGAGCCGTTGGCATGAAAGATCCCTTGGCACTTTGGGAGAGAGTATGGCTTCTTTAAACTTGTCTCCTAGTCAAATTTCAAGTCAGGTAATTTAAGGGCTGCTGTGATGAGGTTGGTGatcgattgttctccatgtccactgaaggttgggtaagaagcaatgggcttaatctgcagcaagggagatttagtgtagatattaggaaacacgtTCTAATGATcggggtagttaagctctggaataagcctccaagggaggtcgtggaatcccCGTCGTTGGAGCTTTGTAAGAGCAGGTTggaccaacacctgtcagggatggtctaggttgaTGTGGCCCTGCCTCACggggctggactagatgtcctctcgtgatcccttccagccctgcagttCTACTGTCCCTGCAGCTTCAATCAGACGCAATATTCATGTCCTCTTCCCGCCTGTCGTCTCGTGCTGTGTAAGGGGTGCAGGGCAGGTACCGCTAAAACCGCTCCCGTGCTTCACTGCAGGAGCAGCTTGTCATTGGTCTGTAAATGACCCTTTAGAGTTTGTGATGTGCTCTGAGCCCCTTAGGGAGGAAAAGTGCTACATTAACGTGGGGCTAATGGTGCTCAGCCACCAACACGTTCCTTTCAGACCCCTAAATGAGCAGCCAGATTTCTAGGCGAGAGCAGTGGGAGTGCTCTTGGAAATCAGGCTCACACACTGTAATGATCTGTTCCGTCCATTAGGTCAGGAGCAAGATGACCGCGCGAGTAAAGTGACTCTCTCCACAATGAGGCTCAGAGTCCTGCCTCCTACGGTCCTGCAGGACCCCAGAATGGAGAGCCTGAACCTGGACCGGAACAAGCTGAAACACGTCGCCGGGATCTCGAAGCTCGGCAACTTGAGAAAGCTGATCTTGTCCAAGAATGAGATCGCGGACTTCCCCGAGGAAATACAGAGCCTGGTCCACCTGGAGAAGTTGGAACTGAATCAGAACCAAATCCGAGTGATCCCGGAGGGGATCTTCTCCTGTCTTCCGAGGCTCAAACACTTGCGGCTGAGCAACAACCGCCTCAGTGCTCTGCCCAAGGACTTggccacctgcagcagcagcctccagTACCTCAACCTGTCCAACAACTTGTTCCGAGCCATCCCCCAAGCTGTCCTGGAGCTGGTGAGTTTACAGGAGCTCTATGTGCAGAATAATACGTTGCGCCAGCTCCCCAGGGAGCTGTTCGAAGGGAGGCCGCTGAAGATGTTCAAGGCAAATGGGAACCCGCTGCGGGAGCCTCCCAATGAAGTCTGTGCTGGGGGCATCCAGCAGATCCTGAGCTACTTCAGCCAGCTGCAGAACTGCCATGTGGAGGAAGACAGGAGGGTGAAGACCATGTTCTTGGGGGCCTCGCTGGCAGGAAAATCCACTATCTGTAAGAGCCTGAAGCAGAGGCAAGTGGTTCTGGTGTCTGAGGAGGAGCGGACAGTGGGGATTGAGATCAGCGAATTCCACATCCAGGACTTCACGTTTCTCTTCTGGGACTTTGCTGGGCAGCTGGAGTACTACGTGACCCACCATGTGTTCATCACCCCACAGGCCCTCGTCATCCTGGTCATTAACTTCCAGAAGTAAGTGTTCTGCAATGGGTTTGTTTGAAGAGCTCGCAATCTAACTAGCTCAGACAGGCacagggtgtgtgcatgtgtgtgggaaACACAGGCACGGAGCAGGGAAGTGACATGGCCAAGGTCCCGCAGCagtgctggggatagaacccagggctcccaaGGTGCAGTCCCATGCCCTGTCCACTAGGCATGCTGCCTGCCCTCTCTGCAATGTGACTGCCAGCCCCTTGGATGGAGATCAAACTCCTTTTACAGAAGCCACTGAACAGCTGCTGTATCTAGTGCTGATTGTGGAATGTATAAGTCTACACCAGTTGGGCAGTGCCTATAGAATGATCATCCAGTCTCATGTATCCAACACCAGCTATTTTAGAGGAAGGTGTTGAGATAAGCCACTTTTCAGTGTATGTTGTCCTCTTCTCTGCCTCATGCATAGAGGAAAACgagtctgctacagaccccaGTTAGGAGACAcagtcctttagctcaagctgtagagacaCAGGCTCTTTACTGTGGCAGCGTTGTGTTCAGTCCTCGGGATGACCCAGAGCACATTGTCATGCCCTGCACTGGCAGTAACTGGCTGAGTGTTGGTTTGATTGATTCTTCAGGTACCAGCTCAATAATGGCATCTTCCAGGAGCTGGTTGGCTTCTGGATCAATAACCTCTTCATGCGAGTCCCAAACTCCGTGGTCCTGCCCGTGGGAACCCAcacagactgctgcactgagGAGGAAGTGGAAGAAAAGAAGCGGGACATCATGAGCAAGATCCAGGCCATGCTGGAGGAAAGGAGGGCAAACCTCGCCCACTTCATCAACAACCTGGAAAGCAGTGAGGAGTCTGAGTTCTACGTGGACCAGTGGGACCGACTGAAGGAGATGGAGAGCTGCACCTTGACTGTAGGGCTATTGATTGGTTATTACACAGCACTATAGGTGTACACAATGCTGTACAGGCCAATGGGAGActcagtctcttttccaaggAGCTTCTAGTGCTCAGCCCCAGAGAGGTTAACTAAATCTCTGCTTTTAATTTAATCTCTGGATCATGAGCCCATCACTGGGGTACCCCCAGGTTATAAAGAACGGTTATATGGTGAATTTTGTGGAAATCTGTATTAGTAGAgctgctttatttaaaaacaagatgGACAAAAAAGGGAGAGGATGGGGGAAATATTTAGCAACAAATTTTGACTCCTCCCGTACTTTTTCATCAAAATTCATAATTTTTTGTCAAGTTCGGAGTTTAAAATATTCTGTCCAATCTGCCTTAGTATTAAGAAAacagtttcattttgttgtttcCCCCTGATACTTTgtgtttctcttttcttccccctcaccccatctCTTGTTCTTGGGGACACctgaatgaaaacagaatttcaaaGAGCTCCTGTGTCCCTGTACCTGCTGCTTATTCTTCCCATGAAATTAGACCCCTCTGGGACGCTGCTCTCTATCTAAGGCACCTATATGGGCCCCGAGTAGTAGGAGCAATCTCTAATATTTTAATCCTTGCAACACTCCTGGgcggtagggaagtactattatccccattttacagatggggaactgagacacacaggaatgacatgacttgcccaaggtcacagaggaagtctgtggaagagctgggaattgaatctaTGTCTTCCAAGTCCTAGACCAGCACGCTAACCACTGGGCAATCTTCCTTCTCATCCCATGATTACTAGCTGCTTAACACCTTTATAAATGACCGACAAAACTCCCCCCAACACCACAACCCACCAAAATCTGTCAGCATTTGGCTTTCGTCACTGACTGAAGAGGACCTTGGTACCCGTTATGTATTAGTACTTGCTTGAGCATCAGGGCTCGAGCTAGACAGAATATGGCATATGGCGCCCTGAGTGTTCCATAGTAACCGCGTGCTTTCCTTCCAGATTTTAAACCTTGTTCCCGTCAATTGCACTAATTACTGGGATATTAAAAAACTTGAGACTACTATTTTGGAGCATGTCAGgaatgaagaaatatttcctaatGTTATCCGAGTGCTGCCCCCTGTCTATAAGGAAGTGGAAGCGGCAATCGTAGATACTGAGCAGAGTGAGGGGACAGCAGAACATGGTAGGTGTCAATAGAtcatctcttctccccaccacccTTTCCCACTGAGAGTTCACCGCGTTAGGGGACCTATGCCACAGCCACCATCTTTTTGGCTAAGGAAGGCTGGCCAAGGACTCCCTTTGATGCCCAATAAACTCACTGCTCCCTAGTCCACTGGAGACACGGTGGCAGTTCAGAGATTCAACACCGT comes from Lepidochelys kempii isolate rLepKem1 chromosome 6, rLepKem1.hap2, whole genome shotgun sequence and encodes:
- the LOC140912554 gene encoding malignant fibrous histiocytoma-amplified sequence 1 homolog isoform X1, with product MAQQRACQEQDDRASKVTLSTMRLRVLPPTVLQDPRMESLNLDRNKLKHVAGISKLGNLRKLILSKNEIADFPEEIQSLVHLEKLELNQNQIRVIPEGIFSCLPRLKHLRLSNNRLSALPKDLATCSSSLQYLNLSNNLFRAIPQAVLELVSLQELYVQNNTLRQLPRELFEGRPLKMFKANGNPLREPPNEVCAGGIQQILSYFSQLQNCHVEEDRRVKTMFLGASLAGKSTICKSLKQRQVVLVSEEERTVGIEISEFHIQDFTFLFWDFAGQLEYYVTHHVFITPQALVILVINFQKYQLNNGIFQELVGFWINNLFMRVPNSVVLPVGTHTDCCTEEEVEEKKRDIMSKIQAMLEERRANLAHFINNLESSEESEFYVDQWDRLKEMESCTLTILNLVPVNCTNYWDIKKLETTILEHVRNEEIFPNVIRVLPPVYKEVEAAIVDTEQSEGTAEHGIMDLNHLLSEITRREHLSHLGTELFRDILRYLHRIGLIIWYEEIKQLESTVFLRPAFLITMFKILVRYRLVQQLESISVDLLVGEHATIRDQSNWVWTFKSKAMLCQRAMRALVKHQLYLEGMKDVFEEMVGHKAQKGKLFSLLEHFEICLEVRHAKDLNPGAREFVPGKLWETTQNCREAYYLFPTYLNQSEEVSERWGGDHLEDLHIRAYFSPEIPEGFFQRLMVKACSFYSAHWIAKVTCLLICSGKPLLIKENNQKGYSYIELRSRKPAQRTEFQFTWDFFMAIIFIIRKLSEEWPGLHMCMKAPCRTAECPAEFFWPDVDDKNTVTKEEIKTCGTCGHRFRTELLLPKVPSDLEVPQPPPPAHYYVTSYGTTSFGPSSIHVHRQSILDK
- the LOC140912554 gene encoding probable serine/threonine-protein kinase pats1 isoform X3, translating into MAQQRACQEQDDRASKVTLSTMRLRVLPPTVLQDPRMESLNLDRNKLKHVAGISKLGNLRKLILSKNEIADFPEEIQSLVHLEKLELNQNQIRVIPEGIFSCLPRLKHLRLSNNRLSALPKDLATCSSSLQYLNLSNNLFRAIPQAVLELVSLQELYVQNNTLRQLPRELFEGRPLKMFKANGNPLREPPNEVCAGGIQQILSYFSQLQNCHVEEDRRVKTMFLGASLAGKSTICKSLKQRQVVLVSEEERTVGIEISEFHIQDFTFLFWDFAGQLEYYVTHHVFITPQALVILVINFQKYQLNNGIFQELVGFWINNLFMRVPNSVVLPVGTHTDCCTEEEVEEKKRDIMSKIQAMLEERRANLAHFINNLESSEESEFYVDQWDRLKEMESCTLTILVRYRLVQQLESISVDLLVGEHATIRDQSNWVWTFKSKAMLCQRAMRALVKHQLYLEGMKDVFEEMVGHKAQKGKLFSLLEHFEICLEVRHAKDLNPGAREFVPGKLWETTQNCREAYYLFPTYLNQSEEVSERWGGDHLEDLHIRAYFSPEIPEGFFQRLMVKACSFYSAHWIAKVTCLLICSGKPLLIKENNQKGYSYIELRSRKPAQRTEFQFTWDFFMAIIFIIRKLSEEWPGLHMCMKAPCRTAECPAEFFWPDVDDKNTVTKEEIKTCGTCGHRFRTELLLPKVPSDLEVPQPPPPAHYYVTSYGTTSFGPSSIHVHRQSILDK
- the LOC140912554 gene encoding malignant fibrous histiocytoma-amplified sequence 1 homolog isoform X2, producing the protein MAQQRACQEQDDRASKVTLSTMRLRVLPPTVLQDPRMESLNLDRNKLKHVAGISKLGNLRKLILSKNEIADFPEEIQSLVHLEKLELNQNQIRVIPEGIFSCLPRLKHLRLSNNRLSALPKDLATCSSSLQYLNLSNNLFRAIPQAVLELVSLQELYVQNNTLRQLPRELFEGRPLKMFKANGNPLREPPNEVCAGGIQQILSYFSQLQNCHVEEDRRVKTMFLGASLAGKSTICKSLKQRQVVLVSEEERTVGIEISEFHIQDFTFLFWDFAGQLEYYVTHHVFITPQALVILVINFQKYQLNNGIFQELVGFWINNLFMRVPNSVVLPVGTHTDCCTEEEVEEKKRDIMSKIQAMLEERRANLAHFINNLESSEESEFYVDQWDRLKEMESCTLTILNLVPVNCTNYWDIKKLETTILEHVRNEEIFPNVIRVLPPVYKEVEAAIVDTEQSEGTAEHGIMDLNHLLSEITRREHLSHLGTELFRDILRYLHRIGLIIWYEEIKQLESTVFLRPAFLITMFKILVRYRLVQQLESISVDLLVGEHATIRDQSNWVWTFKSKAMLCQRAMRALVKHQLYLEGMKDVFEEMVGHKAQKGKLFSLLEHFEICLEVRHAKDLNPGAREFVPGKLWETTQNCREAYYLFPTYLNQSEEVSERWGGDHLEDLHIRAYFSPEIPEGFFQRLMVKACSFYSAHWIAKVTCLLICSGKPLLIKENNQKGYSYIELRSRKPAQRTEFQFTWDFFMAIIFIIRKLSEEWPGLHMCMKAPCRTAECPAEFFWPDVDDKNTVSK